In Salinirussus salinus, the following proteins share a genomic window:
- a CDS encoding MFS transporter: protein MDIWSDPTRRRWVVWVALALGFLLVNVHRLSSAVLSEDLMRAFDATGSQLGTLHSSFFYVYAPMQVAAGVLSDRLGIRTTATVGVLVMSLGGVAFGLAEVYPVAFLARLCIGLGASVIFIATLRFCANWYRPDEFATMNGLTIAIAGLGGILATTPLSVFQQTVGLRMTFFALGGAGFVIAVVVWLLARDTPADAGLEPVENVPSSPTLSLRDVAANARTVLRGRDTWLAGIALFCSTGLNLTVLGLWGVPYVAQVYDQSVTAASTTVLLGSVGLLLGPPVIGRISDYLGVRTRLMVGGAVLYTSAFALLALAGKPPLWSVGLVFFMVSFLAGGYALGYTVVKEGYGSGASGVATGTVNALAFGGAAVFPTVMGAILDAYWTGQTVGGARVYTLFGYRLLFALAATSGLVSLGCVTWLHLRASGTEEPETEAPAGA from the coding sequence ATGGACATCTGGTCTGACCCCACGCGGCGCCGCTGGGTCGTCTGGGTCGCCCTCGCCCTGGGCTTCCTGCTGGTGAACGTCCACCGCCTCTCCTCGGCGGTGCTCTCCGAGGACCTGATGCGCGCCTTCGACGCCACGGGCTCGCAACTCGGGACGCTCCACTCCTCGTTTTTCTACGTCTACGCGCCCATGCAGGTGGCTGCGGGCGTGCTCTCGGACCGGCTCGGGATCCGGACGACCGCGACCGTCGGCGTCCTCGTCATGAGTCTGGGCGGGGTGGCCTTCGGGCTCGCGGAGGTGTACCCCGTGGCCTTCCTCGCGCGGCTCTGCATCGGGCTCGGCGCGAGTGTCATCTTCATCGCCACCCTGCGCTTCTGTGCGAACTGGTACCGCCCCGACGAGTTCGCGACGATGAACGGCCTCACCATCGCCATCGCCGGTCTGGGCGGGATCCTCGCGACCACGCCGCTGTCGGTGTTCCAGCAGACCGTCGGCCTCCGGATGACCTTCTTCGCGCTCGGGGGCGCGGGCTTCGTCATCGCGGTCGTCGTCTGGCTGCTCGCGCGGGACACGCCGGCCGACGCCGGCCTCGAACCCGTGGAGAACGTGCCCTCCTCGCCGACGCTGAGTCTCCGGGACGTCGCCGCGAACGCCCGGACCGTCCTCCGCGGTCGGGACACCTGGCTCGCCGGGATCGCGCTGTTCTGTTCGACCGGGCTCAACCTCACAGTCCTCGGGCTCTGGGGCGTCCCCTACGTCGCGCAGGTGTACGACCAGTCGGTCACGGCCGCCTCCACGACGGTTCTCCTCGGCAGCGTCGGTCTCCTGCTCGGGCCGCCGGTCATCGGCAGAATCTCGGACTACCTGGGCGTGCGCACGCGGCTGATGGTCGGCGGTGCGGTGCTGTACACGAGCGCGTTCGCGCTGCTCGCGCTCGCGGGCAAGCCGCCGCTCTGGAGCGTGGGCCTGGTCTTCTTCATGGTGAGTTTCCTCGCCGGGGGGTACGCGCTGGGCTATACGGTCGTCAAGGAAGGCTACGGCAGCGGGGCCAGCGGCGTCGCCACCGGGACCGTCAACGCGCTGGCCTTCGGCGGCGCGGCCGTCTTCCCGACCGTGATGGGGGCGATCCTCGACGCCTACTGGACCGGCCAGACCGTCGGCGGCGCCCGCGTCTACACGCTCTTTGGCTACCGGCTCCTGTTCGCGCTCGCGGCGACCTCCGGGCTCGTCTCGCTGGGCTGTGTCACCTGGCTCCACCTCCGGGCCTCCGGGACGGAGGAGCCGGAAACGGAGGCACCCGCGGGGGCCTGA
- a CDS encoding NAD(P)-dependent glycerol-1-phosphate dehydrogenase yields the protein MFDKSTWIRLPRNVVVGHGVLAQTGDVVADLHLSGRPLVVTSPTPRTVAGERVRDLLSDADTDPALVEVEEASFAAVERVIEAAREAGAGYLVGVGGGKAIDIAKMAAEDRDIGFVSVPTAASHDGIVSGRGSVPDRDTRHSVAAEPPLAVIADTEVLAEAPWRLTTAGCADIISNYTAVRDWELAHRLQNVEYSEYAGALSRMTAEMLVQNADSIKEGLEESAWVVVKALVSSGVAMSIAGSSRPASGAEHLFSHRLDRLAPGAALHGHQVGVGAIMTEYLHTGENGDWRDVRRALTAIGAPTTAAELGIDEATVIEALTTAHEIRDRYTIFGNGMNEAAAREAATVTGVI from the coding sequence ATGTTCGACAAGTCGACGTGGATCCGGCTGCCGCGCAACGTCGTCGTGGGCCACGGCGTGCTCGCGCAGACGGGCGACGTCGTCGCGGACCTTCACCTGTCGGGCCGGCCGCTCGTGGTCACCAGCCCGACACCACGAACCGTCGCCGGTGAGCGGGTCCGGGACCTCCTCTCTGACGCCGACACCGACCCCGCGCTCGTCGAGGTCGAGGAGGCCAGCTTCGCGGCCGTCGAGCGGGTGATCGAGGCCGCACGCGAGGCCGGCGCCGGCTACCTCGTGGGGGTGGGCGGCGGCAAGGCGATCGACATCGCGAAGATGGCCGCCGAGGACCGCGACATCGGCTTCGTCTCGGTCCCGACCGCAGCCAGCCACGACGGCATCGTCTCCGGCCGCGGGTCGGTTCCCGACCGCGACACCCGCCACAGCGTGGCCGCCGAGCCGCCGCTGGCGGTCATTGCAGACACGGAAGTCCTCGCGGAGGCTCCCTGGCGGCTGACGACTGCGGGCTGTGCGGACATCATCTCGAACTACACCGCCGTGCGGGACTGGGAGCTGGCCCACCGGCTCCAGAACGTCGAGTACTCCGAGTACGCCGGCGCGCTCTCGCGGATGACCGCCGAGATGCTCGTCCAGAACGCCGACTCGATCAAGGAGGGTCTGGAGGAGTCCGCCTGGGTCGTCGTGAAGGCACTGGTCTCCTCGGGGGTCGCGATGTCCATCGCGGGCTCCTCCCGGCCGGCAAGCGGCGCCGAACACCTCTTCTCCCACCGGCTGGACCGGCTCGCGCCTGGGGCGGCTCTGCACGGCCACCAGGTGGGCGTCGGGGCCATCATGACCGAGTACCTCCACACCGGCGAGAACGGCGACTGGCGGGACGTCCGCCGCGCGCTGACGGCGATCGGCGCGCCGACGACCGCCGCCGAGCTGGGGATCGACGAGGCGACCGTCATCGAGGCGCTGACGACCGCCCACGAGATCCGGGACCGCTACACGATCTTCGGCAACGGGATGAACGAGGCGGCGGCCCGGGAGGCCGCTACCGTCACCGGCGTCATCTGA
- a CDS encoding SDR family NAD(P)-dependent oxidoreductase: MDFGLDDKTALVTGGAGRIGSEDCHTLAEEGAEVVVLDVDEDGAQEVADEIEDEGGEAIAAVCDLTDREQVAETVGELREATGGIDVLVNNAGMVDATGRAGELDEDLWDRDVLINLTGTYNITKEVFPAMRERGWGRIITMSSMAGWYGGFGQLSYSTTKAGLIGFGKTLALEGAPDGVTSNIVAPNIVVADLADLTPDELEEISPHYADIARATPMGHLGTEADVANLTAYLASEQASYVTGQVMGATGGVDLFTY; this comes from the coding sequence ATGGATTTCGGACTCGACGACAAGACGGCGCTTGTCACCGGCGGTGCGGGTCGCATCGGGAGCGAGGACTGTCACACACTGGCCGAAGAGGGTGCGGAGGTCGTGGTACTGGACGTCGACGAGGACGGCGCCCAGGAGGTCGCCGACGAGATCGAGGACGAGGGCGGCGAGGCCATCGCCGCGGTCTGTGACCTCACCGACCGCGAACAGGTCGCGGAGACCGTCGGGGAACTGCGCGAGGCGACCGGCGGGATCGACGTGCTCGTCAACAACGCCGGGATGGTCGACGCCACCGGCCGCGCCGGCGAGCTCGACGAAGACCTCTGGGACCGGGACGTCCTGATCAACCTCACCGGCACCTACAACATCACCAAGGAGGTCTTCCCCGCGATGCGCGAGCGCGGCTGGGGCCGGATCATCACGATGTCCTCGATGGCCGGCTGGTACGGCGGCTTCGGGCAGCTCTCCTACTCGACGACGAAGGCCGGGCTCATCGGCTTCGGCAAGACGCTGGCGCTCGAAGGCGCCCCCGACGGCGTCACCTCGAACATCGTCGCCCCCAACATCGTCGTCGCGGACCTGGCCGACCTGACGCCCGACGAACTCGAGGAGATCAGCCCACACTACGCCGACATCGCCCGGGCGACCCCGATGGGCCACCTCGGGACGGAGGCCGACGTGGCGAACCTCACCGCCTACCTGGCCTCAGAGCAGGCCTCCTACGTGACCGGGCAGGTCATGGGCGCAACCGGCGGCGTCGACCTGTTCACCTACTGA